In a single window of the Candidatus Nanosynbacter featherlites genome:
- the recO gene encoding DNA repair protein RecO, protein MSQSERLQAIVLRRTDYGEADRILHLLTSAGRRNVIAKGVRREKSKLAGGIELFALCDVVVRRGRGELGILTSAQLQQFYRHILDSYERMQFGYEMLKLVNRASEQVDEPAWFSVAQQVLAQLNHVNVEQKLIETWFYLQYAGLLGDELNLRTDVAAHALSPDKTYMYDSTEKGLRPAEQGDLSADALKLLRLIQAKPLANVAQIGGITEVLSACWLVARQHAAV, encoded by the coding sequence ATGAGCCAAAGCGAACGCTTGCAGGCCATCGTCCTGAGGAGGACTGACTACGGCGAGGCGGATCGGATTTTACATCTGCTAACCTCGGCGGGGCGGCGCAACGTGATCGCCAAAGGTGTGCGACGCGAAAAAAGTAAGCTGGCGGGTGGCATTGAACTGTTTGCGCTGTGCGATGTGGTGGTGCGACGCGGGCGCGGCGAGCTGGGGATTTTGACCAGTGCGCAGCTGCAACAATTTTATCGACACATTTTGGACAGTTATGAGCGGATGCAATTTGGCTATGAGATGTTGAAATTGGTCAATCGCGCGAGTGAGCAGGTCGACGAGCCAGCGTGGTTTTCGGTGGCCCAGCAGGTTTTGGCGCAATTAAATCATGTGAATGTTGAGCAAAAACTGATTGAAACCTGGTTCTATTTGCAATACGCCGGACTGCTGGGCGATGAGTTAAATCTACGCACTGACGTGGCGGCGCACGCTTTGTCGCCTGACAAAACGTATATGTATGACAGTACAGAAAAGGGCTTGCGGCCGGCGGAGCAAGGTGACCTGTCGGCGGATGCCCTCAAACTGCTTCGGCTCATTCAAGCCAAGCCGCTGGCAAATGTGGCGCAGATTGGCGGGATAACTGAGGTGCTCAGTGCTTGTTGGCTGGTCGCACGGCAGCACGCGGCGGTATAA
- a CDS encoding lysylphosphatidylglycerol synthase transmembrane domain-containing protein, which produces MFSGKISKVLKTLKSPRMIVSLITLLVLAAIIYLSRHELLRAWELLGTANVGLLALLLPAQIIVYYAGGEMIFSYLRDRKLIKHVSRLEQVRIALELNLVNHIFPSGGVSGISYTTWRMSKLGVSSARSTFAQLLRYVTGFLSMLAMMIVAVVFLAVDGRINRYIVASSFLVVVVVLSLTFAIIYMFSSRHRMHKAARRIARGLNAITKCVTFGMQRQLVQSEQMDAFFSDMHDDFSELMQDKRLIVRPFLWGIVYASFDILMFMLAFWSLGASVNPAVLLIGYIAAGFAGIIIFTPGGAGVYETIMILFLSMTGTPPNIAIAGIILTRVILLMGTIVLGYIFYQHALIKYGKPRRDS; this is translated from the coding sequence ATGTTTTCTGGGAAAATTTCGAAGGTGTTGAAAACGCTGAAATCGCCGCGCATGATCGTCAGTCTAATTACACTGTTAGTTTTGGCGGCAATCATCTACTTGTCGCGCCATGAGCTACTACGGGCGTGGGAGTTGCTGGGAACGGCTAATGTTGGGTTGTTGGCACTATTACTGCCGGCGCAGATCATTGTGTATTATGCTGGTGGCGAAATGATTTTTTCCTATCTGCGTGACAGGAAGCTCATCAAGCATGTGTCGCGGCTGGAGCAAGTGCGAATTGCGTTGGAGTTAAACTTGGTAAATCACATCTTTCCGTCGGGCGGGGTGAGTGGTATTTCCTACACGACATGGAGGATGAGTAAACTAGGTGTGAGCTCGGCCCGTTCGACGTTTGCGCAGCTGCTGAGATATGTGACAGGGTTTTTGTCAATGCTGGCCATGATGATTGTGGCGGTCGTATTTTTGGCAGTGGACGGTCGCATCAACCGGTATATTGTGGCATCAAGTTTCCTGGTCGTAGTGGTTGTCCTGAGCCTAACATTTGCCATCATTTACATGTTTTCTTCTCGTCACAGGATGCATAAGGCGGCGCGCCGAATTGCGCGAGGTCTCAACGCCATCACCAAATGTGTGACATTTGGCATGCAACGTCAGCTGGTTCAATCAGAGCAGATGGACGCTTTTTTCTCTGATATGCACGACGATTTCTCAGAGCTGATGCAAGATAAACGGTTGATTGTGAGGCCATTTTTGTGGGGAATTGTGTATGCATCGTTTGATATTTTGATGTTTATGTTGGCTTTTTGGTCACTGGGAGCTTCGGTCAATCCAGCGGTTCTGTTGATTGGTTATATTGCGGCAGGCTTTGCCGGAATCATCATTTTTACGCCAGGCGGTGCAGGTGTGTACGAAACGATTATGATTCTGTTTTTGAGTATGACTGGTACGCCACCAAACATTGCCATTGCAGGTATCATACTGACGCGTGTCATCTTGCTCATGGGAACAATTGTCCTCGGGTATATTTTCTATCAGCACGCGCTAATCAAATATGGTAAGCCTCGCCGTGACTCCTAA
- a CDS encoding sensor histidine kinase, whose product MAEVRWNNAEFGQLPSVVVAAHELKSPLALIRQLSLLLEEESLDEAETRRIVRQLSNISDQSLALVQDLAQTAHLSPTLFPLEPINPLALCQQMAMELNPMLRLYGQSIDWPKKQSAKHLVVANRALLSRILANFLNNSLKYSEKDMPIRVTIRQIGLTLRILIRDHGPMMSRADYARLVSEMEQRKSVRTRPDSSGLGVYVASQFAKAMGGTIGLIRHRDGLTFYVELPISQQMSLL is encoded by the coding sequence ATGGCGGAGGTAAGATGGAATAATGCTGAATTTGGGCAGCTGCCAAGTGTAGTAGTGGCTGCCCATGAGTTGAAATCTCCGCTGGCACTCATCAGGCAACTGAGTCTACTACTGGAAGAAGAATCATTAGATGAAGCTGAAACGCGTCGGATTGTTCGGCAATTGTCAAATATCAGCGATCAATCATTGGCATTGGTGCAAGATTTGGCGCAAACGGCTCACTTGTCGCCAACATTATTTCCTCTGGAGCCCATCAATCCACTGGCGTTGTGCCAGCAAATGGCCATGGAATTAAACCCTATGTTGCGCTTGTACGGTCAATCAATCGACTGGCCGAAAAAACAGTCAGCAAAGCATTTGGTGGTGGCAAACAGGGCGTTATTATCAAGGATTTTGGCTAATTTTTTGAATAACTCGCTGAAATATAGCGAAAAGGACATGCCCATACGGGTGACAATTCGCCAAATTGGCTTGACGCTGAGGATTTTGATTCGTGATCATGGTCCGATGATGAGCCGTGCGGATTATGCGCGACTTGTTAGTGAGATGGAACAGCGAAAATCAGTTCGAACACGCCCTGACAGCAGTGGCTTGGGTGTGTATGTGGCGTCGCAATTTGCAAAAGCAATGGGCGGAACCATTGGCCTGATCAGGCATCGTGATGGACTGACGTTTTATGTAGAATTACCCATAAGCCAACAGATGAGTTTGCTATGA
- a CDS encoding class I SAM-dependent methyltransferase yields the protein MEVIIICGLIVFLIFGLTAFIGAPYVPTRHTDIQKLLRDELKLDKDDIVLDVGSGDGAVLQEVAKTGAQAVGYEINPFLVLASRWRLRKHAKNVRIKWTNAWTTQPAKRITVIYAFGAGLHLKKIYQLARQQATHQGRSVRLVSYGYKLDTTRDDRLLKEAGPYFLYEIRPDFTEGKA from the coding sequence ATGGAAGTGATAATTATTTGTGGGCTGATAGTATTTTTGATATTTGGGCTGACGGCGTTCATTGGTGCGCCGTATGTGCCAACGCGTCACACTGATATTCAGAAACTGTTGAGGGATGAACTGAAGCTAGACAAAGACGACATCGTGCTAGACGTAGGGTCGGGTGATGGTGCTGTGCTACAAGAGGTGGCGAAAACTGGCGCTCAGGCCGTTGGCTATGAGATCAATCCGTTCTTGGTGCTAGCGTCTCGCTGGCGGTTAAGAAAACATGCCAAGAACGTACGCATCAAATGGACAAATGCGTGGACAACGCAGCCTGCCAAACGCATTACTGTGATATACGCCTTTGGAGCGGGGTTGCATCTGAAGAAGATTTATCAATTAGCCAGACAGCAGGCGACCCATCAGGGCAGGTCGGTACGCTTGGTGAGTTATGGCTACAAGCTGGACACCACCAGGGACGACCGGTTGCTGAAGGAAGCCGGGCCGTACTTTTTGTACGAAATACGCCCTGACTTTACAGAAGGCAAAGCATAA
- a CDS encoding glutamine amidotransferase, with product MTKPFLLLQSRPEAEASDDEYQAFLRFGGLEANQLVRLRLERGDEPVVNLDDYAGIIMGGGPANFAYDEAQKSLEQKQFESYILPLMRRIIEADAPFLGACLGVGAVVTAMGGRMSFDYPEAVGAVDIAATREGEQDDLCKDFPSVFRGFVGHKEGVMNPPSGCTVLARSSTCVQMLRAGNNVYATQFHPELDADGLALRINIYKHAGYFAPEEADLLIANAQQEVITWPELVLRRFVERYH from the coding sequence ATGACGAAACCATTTTTACTACTACAATCGCGCCCTGAGGCTGAAGCATCGGATGATGAATATCAAGCATTTTTGAGATTTGGTGGGCTAGAGGCTAACCAATTGGTGCGGCTGAGACTAGAACGCGGTGATGAGCCAGTGGTGAATTTGGATGATTATGCTGGGATCATCATGGGTGGCGGCCCGGCCAACTTCGCGTATGACGAAGCACAAAAATCGCTCGAGCAGAAGCAATTTGAAAGCTATATTTTACCATTGATGCGTCGAATCATTGAGGCAGACGCGCCATTTTTGGGAGCGTGTTTAGGTGTTGGCGCGGTGGTGACGGCCATGGGTGGACGGATGAGCTTTGACTATCCTGAGGCGGTTGGCGCGGTGGATATTGCTGCAACGCGCGAAGGCGAACAGGACGACTTATGTAAAGATTTTCCATCAGTTTTCCGCGGTTTTGTCGGGCACAAAGAGGGTGTGATGAATCCACCAAGCGGTTGCACGGTACTGGCTCGTTCAAGCACGTGTGTGCAAATGCTGCGTGCTGGCAACAATGTTTATGCCACGCAATTTCACCCTGAACTTGATGCTGATGGTCTGGCGCTGCGTATCAATATTTATAAGCACGCTGGCTATTTTGCCCCCGAAGAAGCCGACTTATTGATAGCCAATGCCCAGCAAGAAGTTATCACTTGGCCAGAGTTGGTACTGCGGCGGTTTGTGGAGCGATATCATTAA
- a CDS encoding SDR family NAD(P)-dependent oxidoreductase, whose product MHIILGGTSGLGLEMARQLRESGKRVLVLGKTHNAQEHGEGFPLDVYYPEQVEAAPARIEQILGGDAIEQFVWAAGYGWRGNFEDQLDARSMAEVNFAGALPLVQWAWRKMARQHQKSVLTIIGSTSSVKARGDEAVYVATKHAQAGLARSLGMQADEQKLPVKVALFLPGAMKTPFWNGRELPVDYLFFNDPAKVAAHIINAVNHQQQPFLEWALPKGTLT is encoded by the coding sequence ATGCATATTATTCTTGGTGGGACGAGTGGGCTTGGCCTGGAAATGGCCAGGCAGCTCAGAGAAAGCGGCAAGCGTGTGCTGGTACTGGGGAAGACGCATAACGCTCAGGAGCATGGCGAGGGATTCCCGTTGGACGTGTACTATCCCGAGCAGGTTGAAGCAGCGCCAGCGCGGATTGAGCAGATTTTGGGCGGCGACGCCATTGAACAATTTGTGTGGGCAGCGGGCTATGGCTGGCGTGGTAATTTTGAAGATCAGTTGGATGCACGCTCCATGGCGGAGGTGAACTTTGCTGGTGCGCTGCCACTGGTACAGTGGGCGTGGCGCAAGATGGCCCGTCAACATCAGAAGTCAGTGTTAACCATCATCGGTTCGACCAGTAGCGTCAAAGCTCGCGGGGACGAAGCGGTATACGTGGCAACCAAACATGCCCAAGCAGGGCTGGCGCGCAGTTTGGGGATGCAGGCAGATGAACAGAAATTACCAGTGAAAGTCGCGCTGTTTTTGCCTGGCGCCATGAAAACGCCGTTCTGGAATGGCCGAGAGCTACCAGTTGACTATCTGTTTTTCAATGACCCAGCCAAAGTGGCCGCGCACATCATTAACGCGGTTAATCACCAGCAGCAACCATTCCTCGAATGGGCGCTACCAAAGGGTACGTTGACGTAA
- a CDS encoding NUDIX hydrolase — protein MSNTIKGHIITQNLDGTDHLDCLYRISLKALIYNDVGQILVVKEIDRTYWDLPGGGMDFGETIESSLKRELHEEVGYKGDLRYQLFDASDEMYIERIDANQICFYCRVWPENFDFMPGEEGDEVMFVDPEELLLQKSEVDAPARAYRAHMKWQEISGYIKVI, from the coding sequence ATGTCAAACACTATCAAAGGACATATCATTACGCAGAATTTAGATGGCACAGATCATCTGGATTGTCTGTATCGCATCTCTCTCAAAGCGCTAATTTACAACGACGTTGGGCAAATTTTGGTCGTCAAAGAAATTGATCGGACGTATTGGGATTTGCCGGGTGGTGGCATGGACTTCGGTGAGACGATTGAATCGTCACTGAAACGTGAGCTACACGAAGAAGTTGGCTACAAGGGTGATCTGCGTTATCAACTTTTTGACGCGTCGGATGAGATGTACATTGAGCGGATTGACGCTAATCAAATCTGTTTTTATTGCCGTGTCTGGCCAGAGAATTTTGATTTTATGCCGGGCGAAGAGGGTGATGAGGTAATGTTTGTTGATCCTGAGGAATTATTGCTTCAGAAGAGCGAGGTTGACGCGCCAGCTCGAGCGTATAGGGCGCATATGAAATGGCAAGAGATTAGTGGTTATATTAAGGTGATATAA
- the xseA gene encoding exodeoxyribonuclease VII large subunit, with protein MTPKFSVSEFLAVINQSLEMAFGSVQIEGEVSSFKVNHQKYVFFDLKDNEGTVNCFMTVWQLRMPIHDGMRVVARAVPKVTDWGRFSLTVQSVQPVGEGNLRKSFELLRKKLSDEGLFDDSRKRLLPSRPQHVAVISSTNSAGYADFMKIANERWGGVRFSVVNVMVQGETAADQIIRAIEKIESLAELPEVIVLIRGGGSADDLSVFNDELLVRKLASSRVPVVTGIGHEIDTTLCDLVADVRASTPSNAAQLLLPDKQDMIRSIKHQLRGAALQTVRAIDTELELVQTARSSALDGWRQRVDELLGDVQSRIKLISEYDPELALSRGYAMIRGNCAVGEVIEIQTNKALMKARIEEYAERSND; from the coding sequence GTGACTCCTAAATTTAGCGTCAGTGAATTTTTAGCGGTCATCAACCAGTCGCTGGAGATGGCCTTTGGTTCAGTACAAATTGAAGGTGAGGTCAGCTCTTTTAAGGTCAATCACCAAAAATACGTTTTCTTTGACCTGAAAGATAATGAGGGTACGGTCAATTGCTTTATGACGGTGTGGCAGCTGAGAATGCCAATTCATGATGGTATGCGAGTGGTGGCACGGGCAGTGCCGAAGGTTACTGATTGGGGTAGGTTTAGTTTGACGGTGCAATCAGTCCAGCCAGTGGGTGAAGGAAATTTACGCAAAAGCTTTGAACTACTGCGCAAAAAACTGTCAGATGAGGGGCTGTTTGATGATTCTCGCAAACGATTGTTGCCGTCGCGGCCGCAGCATGTGGCGGTCATCTCCAGCACTAATTCGGCGGGATATGCTGATTTTATGAAAATTGCTAATGAGCGCTGGGGCGGAGTTCGATTTAGCGTGGTGAACGTGATGGTGCAGGGCGAAACGGCAGCAGATCAGATCATCAGGGCGATTGAGAAAATCGAGAGCTTGGCGGAGCTACCAGAGGTGATAGTGCTGATTCGTGGCGGTGGTAGCGCTGATGATTTGAGCGTGTTCAACGACGAGCTGCTGGTGCGGAAACTTGCGTCTAGTCGAGTGCCGGTTGTGACAGGGATTGGTCATGAAATTGATACGACACTGTGTGACCTTGTGGCTGATGTGCGAGCGTCAACGCCAAGCAATGCAGCACAGCTATTGCTGCCGGATAAGCAAGATATGATTCGGTCAATCAAGCACCAGCTTCGCGGTGCAGCGCTGCAAACAGTACGGGCGATTGACACGGAACTGGAACTGGTGCAAACGGCGCGCAGTAGCGCTCTAGACGGCTGGCGTCAGCGGGTTGACGAGCTGCTGGGGGATGTGCAGTCACGTATCAAATTGATCAGCGAATACGACCCAGAATTAGCGCTATCAAGAGGCTATGCCATGATTAGGGGTAATTGTGCGGTCGGGGAAGTGATTGAAATACAAACTAACAAAGCTTTGATGAAAGCGAGGATTGAAGAATATGCAGAACGAAGCAACGATTAA
- a CDS encoding glycine--tRNA ligase codes for MSQAKMEDIISLCKRRGFIYQGSDVYGGLSGTWDYGPLGVQLKRNIMNLWWRRFVDERDDMYGVDAAILMNQKVWQASGHVDTFVDPLCEDTVNHRRYRTDHILKDNGVDTDGMTMEQMDAVIAEQGIKSPDGNPLSKSRTFNMMFKTHVGATESEDSISYLRPETAQGIFTDFKNVVDSFYPNLPFGIAQQGKAFRNEIAPRDFVFRSREFEQMEIEYFVDPEHWQEAFDELLAATHEFLAELGLKPEHIHELDVPAEDRAHYSKKTIDIEYDYPIGREELMGIAYRTDFDLMNIQRASGKSMEYTVKGTNTKFVPHVIEPSFGVERALMAVLSGAYREDEQNGEKRVYLALPEHLAPVKFAVSPLLKNKPELVEKAREVYAALTKANPGRVMWDDNGNIGKRYRRQDEIGTPYCVVIDFQTLEDGTVTVRERDTTEQRRVKVEEL; via the coding sequence ATGAGTCAAGCAAAAATGGAAGATATTATCAGCCTGTGTAAGCGCCGCGGCTTTATTTATCAGGGGTCGGATGTCTATGGCGGTCTTTCTGGCACCTGGGATTATGGCCCACTGGGCGTGCAACTGAAGCGTAATATCATGAATTTGTGGTGGCGCCGGTTTGTCGATGAGCGCGACGACATGTACGGCGTGGATGCGGCGATTTTGATGAATCAGAAAGTCTGGCAGGCGAGTGGGCATGTCGATACGTTTGTCGATCCGCTGTGCGAAGACACGGTCAATCACCGCCGTTACCGCACCGATCATATCCTCAAGGATAACGGCGTTGATACCGATGGTATGACCATGGAACAGATGGATGCGGTAATTGCTGAACAAGGTATCAAAAGCCCCGATGGCAATCCGCTGAGTAAATCGCGAACGTTTAATATGATGTTTAAAACGCACGTTGGCGCGACTGAAAGCGAGGATAGTATTTCTTACCTCCGCCCGGAAACCGCCCAGGGCATCTTCACTGATTTCAAAAACGTCGTCGATAGTTTCTACCCGAACTTACCGTTTGGTATCGCTCAACAGGGCAAGGCCTTTCGCAATGAGATTGCGCCGCGCGACTTCGTCTTTCGCTCTCGGGAGTTTGAGCAGATGGAGATCGAATATTTCGTCGACCCTGAGCATTGGCAGGAGGCGTTTGATGAATTGCTGGCGGCGACGCATGAGTTTTTGGCGGAACTGGGTTTGAAACCAGAGCACATTCACGAGCTAGACGTGCCGGCGGAGGATCGGGCGCACTATAGTAAAAAGACGATCGACATTGAGTACGATTATCCAATCGGCCGCGAGGAGTTGATGGGCATCGCCTATCGAACTGATTTTGACCTGATGAACATCCAGCGCGCCAGTGGCAAGAGTATGGAGTACACTGTCAAGGGAACGAACACAAAATTTGTTCCGCACGTCATCGAGCCGTCGTTTGGTGTCGAGCGAGCGCTGATGGCGGTACTGTCGGGCGCGTACCGTGAGGACGAGCAAAACGGTGAAAAGCGGGTGTACTTGGCGTTGCCAGAGCATTTGGCGCCAGTCAAATTTGCCGTGTCGCCGCTGCTGAAAAACAAGCCAGAATTGGTGGAAAAAGCTCGCGAAGTCTACGCCGCACTCACCAAAGCCAACCCCGGCCGGGTGATGTGGGATGACAACGGTAACATCGGTAAGCGCTACCGCCGCCAAGACGAAATCGGCACGCCGTACTGCGTAGTCATCGACTTCCAGACGCTGGAGGACGGCACGGTAACGGTGCGTGAGCGGGATACGACGGAGCAGCGGCGGGTGAAGGTTGAGGAGCTATAG
- a CDS encoding SAP domain-containing protein, with protein sequence MTKSRPEFDKITSFDEFNKYYWYREELSQICKSLGLEYKGTKQELNHIIEQYFKGNLIKKSSIKNEKKRVETITLDTPLLECGFSFNTHFREYFSILTDVSPFKFNADMATAWRKVKRENDLSFTIQDMLEVYYGKSDYAKYDNSACQWNQFLKDFSADENSRNYSNKLKVASILWKEVRNSRNEKIYSKNLLTEYAGKIKEYHN encoded by the coding sequence TTGACAAAAAGTAGACCTGAGTTTGATAAAATTACATCGTTTGACGAGTTTAATAAATACTATTGGTATCGTGAAGAACTTTCGCAGATATGCAAGTCATTAGGATTAGAATATAAAGGCACAAAACAGGAACTCAATCACATTATTGAGCAGTACTTTAAGGGTAATTTGATTAAAAAGTCATCAATAAAAAATGAAAAGAAACGAGTAGAAACTATTACCTTAGATACTCCATTACTTGAATGCGGGTTTTCCTTTAATACGCACTTTAGAGAATATTTCTCAATTTTAACAGATGTCTCACCATTTAAATTTAATGCTGATATGGCTACCGCTTGGAGAAAAGTAAAGAGAGAAAATGATTTGAGTTTTACCATTCAAGATATGCTAGAAGTTTATTATGGGAAATCAGATTATGCCAAGTATGATAATTCGGCTTGTCAATGGAATCAATTTTTAAAGGATTTTAGTGCAGACGAAAATAGTCGCAACTATTCGAACAAATTAAAAGTAGCTTCTATTCTTTGGAAAGAAGTTAGAAATTCAAGAAATGAAAAAATTTATTCAAAGAATCTTTTGACTGAATATGCCGGTAAAATAAAAGAGTATCACAATTAG
- a CDS encoding response regulator, whose protein sequence is MKKVLIVEDDPAWAKLLQHYVSGTNADSRVVISPGQALEMIDQWKPDALILDMLLASETGMALLNELKSHEDLASLPIIVCSNVGITSDDMESFGVRAVLDKSTMKPAHVRQVLTEVLS, encoded by the coding sequence ATGAAAAAAGTGCTGATTGTTGAAGATGATCCAGCGTGGGCAAAGCTGCTTCAACACTATGTTTCGGGGACAAATGCTGATTCGCGGGTTGTTATTTCTCCGGGGCAGGCACTGGAAATGATTGATCAGTGGAAGCCAGATGCACTGATACTGGACATGCTCTTGGCGAGCGAAACGGGCATGGCGCTGCTGAATGAATTGAAAAGCCATGAGGATTTGGCTAGTCTGCCCATTATTGTTTGTAGCAACGTTGGGATCACCAGTGATGATATGGAGTCATTTGGCGTGCGGGCGGTGCTTGATAAATCAACCATGAAGCCGGCGCACGTGCGGCAGGTCTTGACGGAGGTGCTATCATGA